A window of the Bacillus sp. A301a_S52 genome harbors these coding sequences:
- a CDS encoding vitamin B12-dependent ribonucleotide reductase: protein MTTFMSEKKLNVDQLNRDIEHFPQVFPITPEMTKKQSGVSRLVMLDRYTFKDTEKKTLKVGDFVVLTVKADPKFPARGYGFVVELNWKESKAKIAVEDEFLGVLDDPEEKATGVVERTLDTIDKPLEVYYEQIAKRNAKGLADVETNPQKREESFEKFYHELVNMNFVPAGRVLYGAGAETDVTYFNCYVMPYLEDSREGISEHRKQVMEIMSRGGGVGTNGSTLRPRNTLARGVNGKSSGSVSWLDDIAKLTHLVEQGGSRRGAQMIMLADWHPDILEFIISKMQNPRILRFLLENTEDSQIKRLIQEKLKFTPLSELEEAMYQSIANYKNIEGQGGFDPKVIAEAEEKLRSGGTYSVNNSEFLTGANISVCITKEFMEAVETDSDYALRFPDVENYTAEEMVAYNREWQEYGDVREWEALGFGVRIYRKIKAQELWNLINICATYSAEPGIFFIDNANDMTNATAYGQKVVATNPCGEQPLAPYSVCNLAAVNLAEMADKEKKEVDFDKLAQTVATGVRMQDNVIDATPYFLEQNTKQAKGERRVGLGVMGLHDLLIYTETVYGSEEGNKLVDKVFETIATTAYRTSIELAKEKGSFPYLEGNNEGETAHLRERFTQTGYMKKMPKDIREGVKNFGIRNSHLLTVAPTGSTGTMVGVSTGLEPYFSFSYFRSGRLGKFIEVKAEILQEYLDNHPEADATKLPEWFISSMELSPEAHADVQCVIQRWVDSSLSKTVNAPKGYTVDQVKSVYERLYNGGAKGGTVYVDGSRDSQVLTLKAEENDDYAVDLTGGETSDEKKTQVVLIDTIADVRSTSVTYGSEVGDTCPVCRQGTVEDIGGCNTCTNCSAQLKCGL from the coding sequence GTGACAACATTTATGTCAGAAAAGAAATTAAACGTCGACCAACTTAACCGAGATATTGAGCATTTTCCACAAGTATTCCCTATTACACCGGAGATGACTAAGAAACAAAGTGGTGTTTCACGTCTTGTTATGCTTGACCGTTATACGTTTAAAGATACTGAGAAAAAAACGTTAAAAGTTGGAGACTTTGTCGTATTAACAGTGAAAGCAGATCCGAAATTTCCCGCACGCGGCTATGGATTTGTTGTTGAATTAAATTGGAAAGAAAGCAAAGCAAAGATTGCTGTTGAAGATGAATTCCTTGGCGTACTGGATGATCCTGAAGAAAAAGCTACAGGGGTAGTTGAACGAACACTCGATACGATAGACAAGCCTCTTGAAGTGTATTATGAGCAAATTGCCAAAAGGAATGCTAAAGGACTAGCAGATGTTGAAACAAATCCTCAAAAGCGAGAAGAATCGTTTGAGAAATTTTATCATGAGCTAGTGAACATGAACTTTGTACCAGCTGGACGTGTTTTATATGGTGCAGGAGCGGAAACAGATGTTACATATTTTAACTGTTATGTGATGCCTTATTTAGAAGATTCGAGAGAAGGGATATCCGAACATCGCAAGCAAGTGATGGAAATTATGAGCCGTGGTGGTGGAGTTGGAACAAATGGCTCTACTTTAAGACCTCGAAATACATTAGCGAGAGGTGTTAATGGAAAATCTTCAGGCTCAGTATCATGGCTCGATGACATTGCTAAATTGACTCACCTAGTTGAACAAGGAGGCTCTAGAAGAGGCGCCCAGATGATCATGCTAGCTGATTGGCACCCTGATATTTTAGAGTTCATCATCTCAAAAATGCAAAACCCGAGAATTTTACGCTTTCTATTAGAAAATACAGAAGATTCACAGATTAAACGTCTTATTCAAGAAAAGCTTAAGTTTACACCATTATCAGAACTTGAAGAAGCTATGTATCAGAGTATTGCTAATTATAAGAATATAGAAGGGCAAGGCGGCTTTGATCCTAAAGTGATTGCTGAAGCAGAGGAGAAATTACGAAGTGGCGGCACATATTCCGTAAACAATTCTGAGTTTCTTACAGGAGCAAATATTTCTGTCTGTATTACAAAGGAATTCATGGAAGCTGTTGAAACTGATAGCGATTATGCATTACGTTTCCCTGATGTGGAAAATTATACAGCAGAAGAAATGGTAGCTTATAATCGTGAATGGCAGGAGTATGGTGATGTTCGTGAATGGGAAGCATTAGGATTTGGTGTTCGCATATACCGAAAAATTAAAGCTCAAGAGTTATGGAATTTAATTAATATTTGTGCTACTTATTCTGCAGAGCCTGGTATTTTCTTTATTGATAATGCGAATGATATGACAAATGCTACTGCGTATGGACAAAAGGTTGTCGCGACTAATCCATGTGGTGAACAACCATTAGCGCCGTATTCAGTTTGTAACTTAGCAGCGGTTAATTTGGCCGAGATGGCGGACAAAGAAAAGAAAGAAGTGGATTTTGACAAACTGGCGCAAACTGTTGCTACTGGAGTCAGGATGCAAGATAATGTTATTGATGCAACGCCATATTTTCTTGAACAAAATACAAAGCAAGCTAAAGGAGAACGCCGAGTAGGCTTAGGTGTGATGGGCCTTCATGATTTACTTATTTACACAGAAACAGTTTACGGATCGGAAGAAGGGAACAAGCTTGTTGATAAAGTGTTTGAAACAATTGCAACGACTGCCTACAGAACAAGTATTGAACTCGCTAAGGAAAAAGGAAGCTTCCCGTATTTAGAAGGTAATAATGAAGGTGAAACAGCTCATTTGCGAGAGAGATTTACACAAACAGGCTATATGAAAAAAATGCCTAAAGATATACGTGAAGGCGTTAAAAACTTTGGTATTCGTAACTCACATTTATTAACTGTTGCACCAACCGGGTCAACTGGAACAATGGTAGGGGTATCAACAGGTCTTGAGCCGTATTTCTCTTTCTCTTATTTCAGAAGCGGACGTCTCGGTAAATTTATTGAAGTAAAAGCAGAAATTCTTCAAGAATATTTGGACAACCATCCTGAAGCCGATGCTACCAAATTACCTGAGTGGTTTATTTCCAGTATGGAACTAAGTCCTGAAGCCCATGCCGATGTTCAGTGTGTGATTCAACGGTGGGTGGACAGTTCATTAAGCAAGACGGTTAATGCTCCTAAAGGATATACGGTTGATCAAGTGAAAAGTGTATATGAGCGTCTTTATAACGGTGGGGCTAAAGGTGGAACAGTATACGTTGATGGTAGTCGAGATTCACAGGTTTTAACTTTAAAGGCAGAAGAAAACGATGATTATGCAGTCGATTTAACTGGTGGAGAAACGAGTGATGAGAAGAAGACACAGGTGGTTCTCATAGATACTATTGCTGATGTGAGATCAACATCCGTCACTTATGGAAGTGAAGTTGGCGATACATGTCCAGTATGTCGTCAAGGAACCGTAGAGGATATTGGAGGCTGTAATACGTGCACGAATTGTAGTGCCCAATTAAAATGTGGTTTATAA
- a CDS encoding lipoate--protein ligase family protein produces the protein MAMDEKLMDWHRAGHIYPVVRFYGWMPATLSVGYFQKVHKEINFEAVKKHKLGFVRRPTGGRGVLHDDELTYSVIVSEDHPDMPESVTEAYRVISAGLLEGFGRLGLKAEFAIPQTKAEREMLKNPRSAVCFDAPSWYEMVVEGRKIAGSAQTRQKGIILQHGSIIRSLDEDKLFDLFLYPSERVRERMQKGFKSKAAAIDELISEPPSLEVMKKNFRSGFETALNVQFEELVLTTSQEKEIHNLAKVKYSQKEWNYKL, from the coding sequence ATGGCAATGGATGAAAAATTAATGGATTGGCATCGCGCTGGGCACATTTATCCCGTTGTACGTTTTTATGGATGGATGCCAGCAACCCTTTCAGTTGGCTATTTTCAAAAAGTACATAAAGAAATTAATTTTGAGGCTGTTAAAAAACATAAGCTTGGGTTTGTGAGACGTCCAACTGGCGGAAGGGGGGTATTACATGATGATGAACTGACATATAGCGTCATTGTTTCTGAGGACCATCCTGACATGCCTGAGTCCGTAACAGAAGCCTACCGAGTCATATCTGCGGGGTTGTTGGAAGGATTTGGTCGTCTTGGTCTAAAAGCTGAATTTGCCATTCCGCAGACTAAAGCAGAACGAGAAATGTTAAAGAACCCCCGATCAGCAGTCTGCTTTGACGCCCCATCGTGGTATGAGATGGTTGTGGAGGGCAGGAAAATTGCAGGCAGTGCTCAGACGAGACAAAAAGGAATTATTCTTCAGCATGGTTCGATTATTAGATCATTGGATGAAGATAAATTGTTTGATTTATTTTTATATCCGAGTGAAAGAGTTCGAGAGCGTATGCAAAAAGGATTTAAATCGAAAGCCGCAGCTATTGACGAATTAATATCTGAACCACCATCTTTGGAAGTGATGAAAAAAAACTTTCGCTCTGGGTTTGAAACAGCGCTGAACGTCCAATTCGAAGAGTTAGTACTAACAACTTCGCAAGAAAAAGAAATTCATAATCTGGCTAAGGTAAAGTATAGTCAAAAAGAATGGAACTATAAGTTGTAA
- the mntR gene encoding transcriptional regulator MntR, with protein sequence MPTPSMEDYLERIYILIEEKGYARVSDIADALEVHPSSVTKMVQKLDAQEYLIYEKYRGLILTSKGKKIGKRLVYRHDLLEEFMRIIGVNEAGIYEDVEGIEHHLSWDAIDRIGDLVQYFDENPQRVRELRLVQKQNDEVNGS encoded by the coding sequence ATGCCAACACCAAGTATGGAAGACTATTTAGAAAGAATATATATATTAATTGAGGAAAAAGGATATGCAAGAGTATCTGACATTGCTGATGCATTAGAGGTTCATCCTTCATCTGTGACAAAAATGGTTCAGAAACTTGATGCTCAAGAGTATCTTATATATGAAAAATATCGAGGCTTAATTTTAACATCTAAAGGAAAAAAAATCGGCAAACGTCTTGTGTATCGACACGATCTTCTTGAAGAATTCATGAGAATAATAGGTGTTAATGAAGCCGGTATATATGAAGACGTTGAAGGGATTGAACATCATCTTAGTTGGGATGCTATTGATCGGATCGGGGATCTTGTCCAATATTTTGATGAAAACCCTCAACGTGTGAGAGAATTAAGACTTGTGCAAAAGCAAAATGATGAAGTAAATGGCTCATGA
- a CDS encoding patatin-like phospholipase family protein, with protein sequence MQVDGVFAGGGMKALAFVGALEVLAEKDINFERTAGTSAGALTAAFIKAGYHAEDIYQLFSDLDTKHFLDSRPLGTVFPLMRWLSLYSRMGLYKGHTFEEWVEDVLAIKGIKTFKDLPHGCLKMVASDMTYGRFIVLPDDLPQYGYNPDQFSIAKAIRMSCSLPFFFEPVKLKNDKGEDSIIVDGGVLSNFPLWLFMRKGKKRERPILGLRLAPEYEEIPPRTIKNSLSLLLSMFDTMRSAHDQRYVAKKDAKDIVFIPVEGTGATNFEMNEKEKKQLVNLGRETTAAFLKRWSY encoded by the coding sequence ATGCAAGTTGACGGTGTTTTTGCAGGTGGTGGTATGAAAGCTTTAGCATTTGTTGGGGCATTGGAAGTGCTAGCTGAAAAGGATATTAATTTTGAACGTACTGCAGGCACAAGCGCAGGCGCATTGACTGCTGCCTTCATTAAAGCGGGCTACCACGCCGAAGATATTTATCAGCTGTTTAGTGATCTTGACACTAAGCACTTTCTAGACTCTAGACCTTTAGGAACTGTTTTCCCACTGATGAGATGGCTATCATTATATAGTCGAATGGGGCTTTATAAGGGCCATACTTTTGAAGAATGGGTTGAGGACGTATTAGCTATCAAAGGGATAAAAACCTTTAAAGATTTACCGCATGGTTGTTTAAAGATGGTAGCTTCAGATATGACATACGGTCGTTTCATTGTTCTACCGGATGATTTACCACAATATGGATACAACCCTGATCAATTTTCCATCGCAAAAGCTATTCGAATGAGTTGTAGTTTACCGTTTTTCTTTGAGCCTGTAAAATTAAAAAACGACAAGGGAGAAGACTCCATAATAGTTGACGGGGGAGTCTTAAGTAATTTTCCGTTATGGCTTTTTATGCGAAAAGGGAAAAAACGTGAGCGTCCTATCCTTGGCTTACGCCTTGCTCCTGAGTATGAAGAGATACCTCCGAGAACAATTAAGAACAGCCTGTCATTGTTATTATCTATGTTTGATACGATGAGGTCAGCCCACGATCAAAGATATGTAGCTAAAAAGGATGCTAAAGATATTGTTTTTATCCCTGTAGAGGGAACTGGAGCTACCAACTTTGAAATGAACGAAAAAGAGAAAAAGCAGCTAGTTAACCTCGGGAGAGAGACGACAGCTGCTTTTTTAAAAAGGTGGAGTTATTAA
- the gcvPB gene encoding aminomethyl-transferring glycine dehydrogenase subunit GcvPB translates to MSNKNQALIFEMSHEGRTGYSLPELDIDAVNINECIPNNFRRKVDPRLPEVSELQIVRHYTALSRRNHGVDSGFYPLGSCTMKYNPKINEDVARYPGFAHLHPYQCESTIQGALELMYHLQTSLEEITGMDQVTLQPAAGAHGEWTGLMLIRAFHEANGDYNRTKVIVPDSAHGTNPASAVVAGFESVTVSSNDKGLVDLDHLRELAGEDTAALMLTNPNTLGLFENQIVEMANIIHEAGGKLYYDGANSNAILGITRPGDMGFDVVHLNLHKTFTTPHGGGGPGSGPVGVKKELVPYLPAPLVIKEDNTYKLEYESPESIGRVKPFFGNFGINVRAYAYIRTMGPIGLRKVSEYAVLNANYMLRKLEPYFDTPYPQHCKHEFVLSGKRQKNQGVRTLDIAKRLLDFGYHPPTIYFPLNVEECMMIEPTETEAKETLDEFCEAMIQIAKEVEDSPELVQEAPHHTVIDRLDETTAARKPVLKYSWS, encoded by the coding sequence ATGAGTAATAAAAACCAAGCACTTATTTTTGAAATGAGTCATGAAGGTCGTACAGGTTATAGCTTACCTGAACTAGATATTGATGCTGTTAATATAAATGAGTGTATTCCTAATAATTTTAGACGAAAAGTAGACCCAAGGCTTCCGGAAGTCTCTGAGCTACAAATTGTTCGTCACTATACAGCGCTCTCAAGGCGAAATCATGGGGTTGATTCCGGCTTTTACCCTCTAGGTTCTTGTACAATGAAATATAACCCTAAAATTAATGAAGATGTAGCCCGTTATCCAGGGTTTGCTCACCTTCATCCATATCAGTGTGAAAGTACTATTCAGGGAGCACTTGAACTCATGTATCACTTACAAACTTCACTTGAAGAGATCACAGGGATGGATCAAGTCACATTGCAGCCTGCTGCCGGGGCTCATGGAGAATGGACAGGTCTCATGCTAATTAGAGCATTTCATGAAGCAAACGGAGACTATAATAGGACAAAAGTCATCGTTCCCGATTCGGCGCATGGCACGAATCCAGCTTCAGCAGTAGTAGCAGGTTTTGAATCGGTAACAGTGTCATCTAATGACAAAGGGTTAGTTGACTTAGATCATTTACGGGAGCTTGCTGGAGAAGACACAGCCGCGTTAATGCTTACAAATCCAAATACTCTCGGTTTATTTGAAAATCAAATAGTTGAGATGGCAAATATTATTCACGAAGCCGGAGGTAAATTATATTATGACGGTGCAAATTCTAACGCCATATTGGGTATAACAAGACCAGGAGATATGGGATTTGATGTGGTGCATCTAAACCTCCATAAAACGTTTACTACACCTCATGGCGGTGGTGGGCCTGGGTCAGGTCCAGTAGGAGTAAAAAAAGAACTTGTCCCTTATTTACCAGCCCCACTTGTCATTAAAGAAGATAACACATATAAGCTTGAGTATGAATCACCTGAATCAATTGGTCGAGTCAAGCCTTTCTTTGGTAATTTCGGTATCAATGTTCGTGCGTACGCCTATATTCGTACGATGGGGCCAATAGGTTTACGAAAAGTATCTGAATATGCTGTATTAAATGCCAACTATATGCTGCGAAAATTGGAGCCGTATTTTGATACACCATATCCACAGCATTGTAAACATGAATTTGTGCTATCAGGAAAAAGGCAGAAAAATCAAGGTGTTAGAACACTCGATATAGCTAAACGTTTATTAGATTTTGGGTATCATCCACCCACTATTTACTTCCCGTTAAATGTTGAGGAATGCATGATGATAGAACCTACTGAAACAGAAGCGAAAGAAACATTAGACGAGTTTTGCGAAGCTATGATTCAAATTGCTAAAGAAGTAGAGGATTCACCTGAATTAGTTCAAGAAGCTCCTCATCATACAGTAATTGATCGATTAGACGAAACGACAGCTGCGAGAAAACCTGTTTTAAAATATTCGTGGTCTTAA
- a CDS encoding rhodanese-like domain-containing protein yields METWLLILITVALIVLLLLRIKKPKYLKTLSQEEFKENYRKAQLIDVREEKEFKTGHILGARNIPLSQMKQRMTEIRPDKPVYLYCQNGSRTVQAAKILRKKRGAQDLNHLKGGFRKWTGKIKK; encoded by the coding sequence ATGGAAACTTGGTTACTGATACTCATTACTGTTGCGCTTATCGTTTTACTCTTATTGCGCATAAAAAAGCCCAAGTATTTAAAAACGTTAAGCCAGGAAGAATTCAAAGAAAATTATCGAAAAGCTCAGTTAATCGATGTACGGGAAGAAAAAGAGTTTAAAACCGGGCATATTCTTGGTGCGAGAAATATCCCATTATCCCAAATGAAACAGCGCATGACTGAAATTCGACCGGACAAGCCTGTTTATTTATATTGCCAAAATGGTTCTCGTACCGTTCAAGCCGCAAAAATCCTTCGGAAAAAACGAGGAGCTCAAGACTTGAATCATCTAAAGGGTGGCTTTCGTAAGTGGACAGGTAAAATTAAAAAATAG